From one Neorhizobium galegae genomic stretch:
- a CDS encoding alpha/beta hydrolase — MTTKAEWQRIPLIVSFPETAKYTETYGFAGNSGRVNLEGQLLRGADAPSKTVYVFMHPTSTLQLLPMPTALADAGLHVLCAASRYPKNDTALIMEKVAIDLGKWLDYARGELGYEKVVLVGWSGGGSLSLFYQAQAENPTITHTPAGDEVNLVEASLKPADGVIFIAAHLSRAETLTEWLDPSVLDELDPDLRDPEFDIYSPDCPHQPPYSAEFIQRFRAAQVARNRKITHWALDMLAELKRRGSFEQERAFVVHRTMCDVRWFDGTIDPNDRPIGRSYMGDPRTVNVGPVGLARFTTLRSWLSQWSYDLSNAKGPMNAALIKRSPVLQIENNADEAVPATHNPTIRAALATENKEYMTIPRATHYYLGQPELLKACIDRVVDWSKRQGLLA, encoded by the coding sequence ATGACCACCAAGGCGGAATGGCAGCGGATCCCGCTGATTGTCTCCTTTCCGGAGACCGCGAAATATACCGAGACCTACGGCTTTGCCGGTAATTCCGGCAGGGTCAACCTCGAGGGCCAGCTTCTGCGCGGCGCCGACGCGCCGTCGAAGACGGTCTATGTCTTCATGCACCCCACCTCGACACTGCAACTCCTGCCGATGCCGACGGCGCTTGCCGATGCCGGCCTGCACGTGCTCTGCGCCGCAAGCCGTTATCCGAAGAACGACACTGCCCTGATCATGGAGAAGGTGGCGATCGACCTCGGCAAGTGGCTAGATTATGCCAGAGGCGAACTCGGCTACGAAAAGGTCGTGCTGGTCGGCTGGTCGGGCGGCGGTTCGCTGTCGCTGTTCTATCAGGCGCAAGCCGAGAACCCGACGATCACCCACACGCCGGCCGGCGACGAGGTCAACCTCGTCGAAGCGAGCCTGAAGCCCGCCGACGGCGTGATCTTCATCGCGGCCCACCTGTCGCGTGCCGAAACGCTGACCGAATGGCTCGATCCGTCGGTTCTCGACGAACTGGACCCGGATCTGCGCGACCCGGAATTCGACATCTATTCGCCGGACTGCCCGCACCAGCCGCCCTATTCGGCGGAATTCATCCAGCGCTTCCGGGCTGCCCAGGTTGCCCGCAACCGCAAGATCACCCACTGGGCGCTCGACATGCTGGCGGAGCTGAAGCGCCGCGGCTCGTTCGAGCAGGAGCGCGCCTTCGTCGTCCACCGCACCATGTGCGACGTGCGCTGGTTCGACGGCACCATCGACCCGAACGACCGGCCGATCGGCAGGAGCTATATGGGTGATCCGCGCACGGTCAATGTCGGCCCGGTGGGGCTTGCCCGCTTTACGACGCTGCGTTCCTGGCTTTCGCAATGGAGCTACGACCTGTCGAATGCCAAGGGTCCGATGAACGCGGCGCTGATCAAGCGCTCGCCGGTGCTGCAGATCGAGAACAATGCCGACGAGGCGGTCCCGGCGACCCACAATCCGACGATCCGGGCGGCGCTCGCCACCGAGAACAAGGAATATATGACGATCCCGCGCGCGACCCACTATTACCTCGGCCAGCCGGAGCTTCTCAAAGCCTGCATCGACCGGGTGGTGGACTGGAGCAAGCGGCAGGGGCTGCTGGCATGA